The Daucus carota subsp. sativus chromosome 2, DH1 v3.0, whole genome shotgun sequence genome includes a window with the following:
- the LOC108208716 gene encoding 7-deoxyloganetin glucosyltransferase-like yields the protein MDTLETTANKQGHVVCIPFPCQSHIKAMLKMAKLLYSKGIFVTFVNTDYNHKRFLKSGGAQALDGLPGFNFESIPDGLHSSDSDVTQDITALCHSIFEKEMLLPFKNLLTQLNTGTNQVTSILSDGFMPFAADAAHSHEVPIILFWTVAACAFMGFLQFKNALERGLVPFKDDSYLTNGCLDTIIDWIPGMGEIRFGDLPSHIRIKDSDDVVFKFVIESTQSGTNATGHVLHTFDDLELKVLNAISSMFKGVHTIGPQQLLLNQIPTDQEERLRSIGYSLWEEEKTCLQWMDSKEADSVVYINFGSITVLSPEQLMEFGWGLANTNCSFLWIIRPDLIMGESDITLGNEFMDAIKNRGLIASWCPQEDVLNHVSVGGFLTHGGWNSIIESISAGVPMLCWPFFGDQMTNCKYLCDEWECGMEIRHDVKRDDVEKLVRLLMDGVEGKKMRNKTMEWKKMAEKACQPDGSSSLNLDKLVFLLKN from the exons ATGGATACCTTAGAAACAACAGCAAACAAGCAGGGCCATGTAGTTTGCATACCTTTTCCCTGTCAAAGCCACATTAAGGCAATGCTCAAGATGGCAAAGCTCCTATATAGCAAAGGCATTTTCGTTACATTTGTGAATACCGACTACAATCATAAGCGCTTCCTCAAATCAGGAGGTGCTCAGGCTCTTGATGGCCTGCCTggttttaattttgaatcaatTCCCGATGGCCTGCATTCATCTGATTCTGATGTCACGCAAGATATAACTGCCCTTTGTCATTCCATCTTTGAGAAAGAAATGTTGCTTCCTTTTAAGAACCTCCTCACACAACTTAATACCGGAACAAACCAGGTCACTTCCATCCTCTCCGATGGCTTCATGCCATTTGCAGCTGATGCGGCACATTCCCATGAAGTTCCTATAATTTTGTTTTGGACAGTTGCTGCTTGTGCGTTCATGGGATTTTTGCAGTTCAAAAATGCCCTTGAAAGAGGTCTTGTACCATTCAAAg ATGACAGCTATTTAACAAACGGGTGTTTGGACACCATAATAGACTGGATCCCTGGAATGGGTGAGATTCGTTTTGGGGATCTCCCAAGCCATATCAGAATCAAAGATTCAGATGATGTAGTATTCAAGTTCGTAATCGAATCTACTCAGAGCGGAACTAATGCTACAGGACATGTACTTCATACTTTCGATGATTTGGAGCTAAAAGTTCTGAATGCCATCTCATCTATGTTTAAGGGTGTCCACACAATAGGCCCCCAACAGTTGCTTCTCAACCAAATACCGACAGATCAGGAAGAGCGTCTCAGGAGCATTGGATACAGTCTTTGGGAAGAGGAAAAGACATGTCTCCAGTGGATGGACTCTAAAGAAGCTGATTCTGTAGTTTACATAAACTTTGGAAGCATAACAGTCTTGTCTCCGGAGCAATTGATGGAGTTTGGCTGGGGGCTAGCTAACACCAACTGCTCCTTCTTATGGATAATTAGGCCAGATCTGATCATGGGTGAATCCGACATTACTCTTGGAAATGAATTTATGGACGCCATTAAGAACAGGGGCCTCATTGCAAGCTGGTGTCCCCAAGAGGATGTTCTGAACCACGTATCCGTGGGAGGGTTTTTGACACATGGAGGGTGGAACTCAATCATTGAGAGCATATCTGCTGGAGTGCCCATGCTCTGCTGGCCTTTCTTCGGTGATCAAATGACAAACTGTAAGTACCTGTGTGACGAATGGGAGTGTGGAATGGAGATTCGTCATGATGTGAAGAGAGATGATGTGGAGAAGCTTGTTAGGTTATTGATGGACGGAGTGGAGGGTAAGAAAATGAGAAACAAAACTATGGAGTGGAAGAAAATGGCAGAAAAGGCCTGCCAGCCCGATGGCTCATCTTCCCTTAATTTGGACAAACTGGTTTTTCTCTTGAAGAACTAG
- the LOC108208715 gene encoding 7-deoxyloganetin glucosyltransferase, with protein sequence MDTLETTAKKQGHVVCIPFPIQSHIKAMLKMAKLLYSKGIFVTFVNTEYNHKRFLKSGGAQALDGLPGFNFESIPDGLPPLSDSDATQDIPALCHSVLEKEMLLPFQNLLAQLNTGTNQVTSILSDGFMPFAADAAHSHEVPIILLWTVAACGFMGFFQFKNALERGLVPFKDDSYLTNGYLDTIIDWIPGMGEIRFGDLPSHIRINDPDEIVFKFIMESTQSATNATGHVFHTFDDLELKVVNAISSMFKGVHTIGPQQLLLNQIPTDQEESLRSIGYSLWEEDKTCLEWLDSKEADSVVYINFGSITVLSPEQLMEFGWGLANSNCSFLWIIRPDLIVGESDITLGNEFMDAIKNRGLIASWCPQEDVLNHVSVGGFLTHGGWNSIIESISAGVPMLCWPFFGDQTTNCKYMCHEWECGMEIRNDVNRDDVEKLVRLLMDGVEGKKMRNKTMQWKKMAEKACQPDGSSSLNLDKLVLLLKN encoded by the exons ATGGATACCTTAGAAACAACAGCAAAGAAGCAGGGCCATGTAGTTTGCATACCTTTTCCCATTCAAAGCCACATTAAGGCAATGCTCAAGATGGCAAAGCTACTTTATAGCAAAGGCATTTTTGTTACATTTGTGAATACAGAGTACAATCACAAGCGCTTCCTTAAATCAGGAGGTGCTCAGGCTCTTGATGGCTTGCCTggttttaattttgaatcaatTCCAGATGGCCTGCCGCCTTTGTCCGATTCTGACGCCACGCAAGACATACCTGCACTTTGTCATTCCGTCTTAGAGAAAGAAATGTTGCTTCCTTTTCAGAACCTCCTCGCACAACTCAATACCGGAACAAACCAGGTCACTTCCATCCTCTCTGATGGCTTCATGCCATTTGCAGCTGACGCGGCACATTCCCATGAAGTTCCTATAATTTTGCTTTGGACAGTTGCTGCTTGTGGATTCATGGGATTTTTTCAGTTCAAAAATGCCCTTGAAAGAGGCCTTGTACCATTCAAAG ATGACAGCTATTTAACAAATGGTTATTTGGACACCATTATAGACTGGATCCCTGGAATGGGTGAGATTCGCTTTGGGGATCTCCCAAGCCATATCAGAATCAATGATCCAGATGAAATAGTATTCAAGTTCATAATGGAATCTACTCAGAGCGCAACTAATGCTACAGGACATGTATTTCATACTTTTGATGATTTGGAGCTAAAAGTTGTGAATGCCATCTCATCTATGTTTAAGGGTGTCCACACAATAGGCCCCCAACAGTTGCTTCTGAACCAAATACCGACAGATCAGGAAGAGAGTCTCAGGAGCATTGGATACAGTCTTTGGGAAGAGGACAAGACATGTCTCGAATGGTTGGACTCTAAAGAAGCTGATTCTGTAGTTTACATAAACTTTGGAAGCATAACAGTCTTGTCCCCGGAGCAATTGATGGAGTTTGGCTGGGGGCTAGCTAACAGCAACTGCTCCTTCTTATGGATAATTAGGCCAGATTTGATCGTGGGTGAATCTGACATTACTCTTGGAAATGAATTCATGGACGCTATCAAGAACAGGGGCCTCATTGCAAGCTGGTGTCCCCAAGAGGATGTTCTGAACCACGTATCCGTGGGAGGGTTTTTGACACATGGAGGGTGGAACTCAATCATTGAGAGCATATCTGCTGGAGTGCCCATGCTCTGTTGGCCTTTCTTCGGTGATCAAACAACAAACTGTAAGTACATGTGCCACGAATGGGAGTGCGGAATGGAGATTCGTAATGATGTTAACAGAGATGATGTGGAGAAGCTTGTTAGGCTATTGATGGACGGAGTGGAGGGTAAGAAAATGAGAAACAAAACCATGCAGTGGAAAAAAATGGCAGAAAAGGCCTGTCAGCCTGATGGCTCATCTTCCCTTAATTTGGACAAACTGGTTCTTCTATTGAAAAACTAA
- the LOC108208724 gene encoding protein RGF1 INDUCIBLE TRANSCRIPTION FACTOR 1 translates to MGPEVDEKSWPEWAKALLAEKFFDQCELHSDSNKNECNLFCLDCYSAPPICSLCVTDHEDHPVIQIRRSSYHDVIRVSEIERYLDTAYIQTYVINGAKVVFLNKRPQLRPSKGVSNTCVACDRGLLDNFRFCSLGCKITSTSGDGGDDSSGSSSNVQGFSPSTPPTALLTFKSGNRRKGKPRRAPTGGLIMEK, encoded by the exons ATG GGTCCTGAAGTTGATGAAAAGTCGTGGCCGGAATGGGCTAAGGCTTTGCTCGCTGAGAAATTCTTTGATCAATGCGAATTGCACTCTGATTCCAACAAGAATGAGTGTAATTTGTTTTGTCTTGATTGCTATTCGGCTCCTCCGATATGTTCGCTCTGTGTTACTGATCACGAAGACCACCCTGTCATTCAG ATAAGAAGGTCATCATACCATGATGTGATTCGAGTTTCTGAGATTGAAAGGTATCTGGACACTGCTTATATCCAGACCTATGTTATCAATGGTGCTAAGGTTGTTTTCTTAAACAAACGACCACAACTTAGGCCTAGCAAAGGTGTTTCCAATACTTGTGTTGCATGTGATCGCGGCCTTCTTGACAACTTCCGTTTCTGTTCTCTTGGGTGCAAG ATTACCAGTACTTCAGGGGACGGGGGAGATGACAGTTCTGGTAGTAGCAGCAATGTGCAAGGTTTCAGTCCGTCAACACCACCAACTGCACTGCTCACTTTCAAATCAGGCAATAGAAGAAAGGGTAAACCTCGCAGAGCTCCAACAGGTGGATTAATCATGGAGAAGTAG
- the LOC108208718 gene encoding 7-deoxyloganetin glucosyltransferase produces the protein MDTLETTAKKQGHVVCIPFPFQSHIKAMLKMAKLLYSKGISITFVNTDYNHKRFLKSGGAQALDGLPGFKFESIPDGLHSSDSDVTQDITALCHSILEEMPRPFQNLLTKLNTGTHQVTSILSDGFMPFTADAAHSHGVPAILFWPFAACGFMGFYQFKNARERGLVPFKDESYLTNGYLDTIVDWIPGMGNIRLGDLPTQIRIMDSDDFLFNFAVECSKRADNATAHVIHTFDDIELKLLNAISSMFKGVHTIGPQQLLLNQIPTDQEESLRSIGYSLWEEEKTCLRWLDSKEADSVVYVNFGSVTVMSPEQLMEFGWGLANSNCAFLWIIRPDLIMGESNITLGAEFMDAIRNRGLIASWCPQEDVLNHVSVGGFLTHGGWNSIIESICAGVPMLCWPFFGEQTTNCKYMCNEWECGMEIHHDVNRDDVEKLVRLLMDGVEGKKMRNKTMQWKKMAEKACQPDGSSSLNLDKLVLLLKN, from the exons ATGGATACCTTAGAAACAACGGCAAAGAAGCAGGGTCATGTAGTCTGCATACCTTTTCCCTTTCAAAGCCACATTAAGGCAATGCTCAAGATGGCAAAGCTACTATACAGCAAAGGCATTTCCATTACATTTGTGAATACCGACTACAATCACAAACGCTTCCTTAAATCAGGAGGTGCTCAGGCTCTTGATGGCCTGCCTGGTTTTAAGTTTGAGTCGATTCCCGATGGCCTGCATTCATCTGATTCTGATGTCACGCAAGATATAACTGCCCTTTGTCATTCCATCTTGGAAGAAATGCCGCGTCCCTTTCAGAACCTCCTCACAAAACTTAATACCGGAACCCACCAGGTCACTTCCATCCTCTCTGATGGCTTCATGCCATTTACAGCTGATGCGGCACATTCCCACGGAGTTCCTGCAATTTTGTTTTGGCCATTTGCTGCTTGTGGATTCATGGGATTTTATCAGTTCAAAAATGCCCGTGAAAGAGGCCTTGTACCATTTAAAG ATGAAAGCTATCTTACGAATGGGTATTTGGACACCATTGTAGACTGGATCCCAGGAATGGGAAATATTCGTTTGGGGGATCTCCCAACTCAGATCAGAATCATGGATTCagatgattttttatttaacttcgCAGTGGAATGCAGTAAGAGAGCAGATAATGCTACTGCACATGTAATTCATACTTTCGATGACATTGAGCTAAAACTTCTGAATGCCATCTCATCTATGTTTAAGGGTGTCCACACAATAGGCCCCCAACAGTTGCTTCTCAACCAAATACCGACAGATCAGGAAGAGAGTCTCAGGAGCATTGGATACAGTCTTTGGGAAGAGGAGAAGACATGTCTCCGATGGTTGGACTCTAAAGAAGCTGATTCTGTAGTCTACGTGAACTTTGGAAGCGTAACAGTCATGTCTCCGGAGCAATTGATGGAGTTTGGCTGGGGGCTAGCTAACAGCAACTGCGCCTTCTTATGGATAATTAGGCCAGATTTGATCATGGGTGAATCCAACATTACTTTGGGAGCTGAATTCATGGACGCTATCAGGAACAGGGGCCTCATTGCAAGCTGGTGTCCCCAAGAGGATGTTCTGAACCACGTCTCGGTGGGAGGGTTTTTGACACATGGAGGGTGGAACTCAATCATTGAGAGCATATGTGCTGGAGTGCCCATGCTCTGTTGGCCTTTCTTCGGTGAACAAACAACAAACTGTAAGTACATGTGCAACGAATGGGAGTGCGGAATGGAGATTCATCATGATGTCAACAGAGATGATGTCGAGAAGCTTGTTAGACTATTGATGGATGGAGTGGAGGGTAAGAAAATGAGAAACAAAACCATGCAGTGGAAAAAAATGGCAGAAAAGGCCTGTCAGCCTGATGGCTCATCTTCCCTAAATTTGGACAAACTGGTTCTTCTCTTGAAAAACTAA
- the LOC108208717 gene encoding 7-deoxyloganetin glucosyltransferase-like → MDSLTRAAGKQAHVVCIPLPFQSHIKGMLKMAKLLYSKGIFITFVNTEFNHRRLLKSEGAHSLDGLPGFKFETFPDGLDASESDNTQDLRELCALVINNKMAAPLENLLRRLNAGIHQVTSVLSDGFMSWAADVAHSLGIPVVKLWTVAGFGFMGIYHFKSALERGLIPLKDESYLTNGYLDTIVDWIPGMPNIRLGELPSQIRALDPNDVMFIFLMESTQRATNGTGHVFHTFDDLEQDVLNAISSMFKCVYTIGPQQLLLNRIPLAQQERLKSIGSSLWEEDRTCLQWLDSKEADSVVYVNFGSVTVMSPEQLMEFGWGLANSNCSFLWIIRPDLIMGKSDITLGAEFMDAIKNRGIIASWCPQEDVLNHVAVGGFLTHGGWNSTLESITAGVPMLCWPFFGDQITNCKYMRDEWECGLEIHNDVKRGDVEKLVRRLMDGAEGKKMRKKAMEWKKMAEKACGPDGSSSLNLEKLVLHLKN, encoded by the exons ATGGATTCATTGACAAGAGCAGCAGGAAAGCAAGCTCATGTTGTGTGCATACCTTTACCATTTCAAAGCCATATTAAGGGAATGCTGAAGATGGCAAAGCTCCTTTACAGCAAAGGCATCTTCATAACATTTGTTAATACAGAGTTCAATCACAGACGCCTCCTTAAATCAGAAGGTGCTCACTCTCTTGATGGCCTTCCAGGTTTCAAGTTCGAAACGTTCCCTGATGGCCTTGATGCATCTGAGTCTGACAACACCCAAGACCTACGTGAACTTTGCGCCTTGGTCATAAATAACAAAATGGCGGCTCCATTGGAAAACCTCCTCAGAAGACTCAATGCTGGAATCCACCAGGTCACGTCCGTCCTCTCGGATGGTTTCATGTCATGGGCAGCTGATGTCGCGCATTCACTTGGAATTCCTGTTGTGAAGCTTTGGACAGTTGCTGGTTTTGGATTCATGggaatttatcattttaaaagtGCACTCGAGAGAGGTCTGATACCACTGAAAG ATGAGAGCTATCTAACCAATGGGTATTTGGACACCATTGTAGACTGGATCCCTGGAATGCCAAATATTCGTTTGGGGGAACTCCCTAGTCAGATCAGAGCTCTGGATCCGAATGATGTAATGTTCATCTTCCTTATGGAATCTACTCAGAGAGCAACTAATGGCACAGGACATGTATTTCATACCTTTGATGATTTAGAGCAAGATGTATTGAATGCCATCTCATCTATGTTTAAGTGTGTATACACAATAGGCCCTCAACAGTTGCTCCTCAACCGAATACCACTAGCTCAGCAAGAGCGTCTCAAGAGCATTGGATCCAGTCTTTGGGAAGAGGATCGAACATGTCTCCAGTGGCTGGACTCCAAAGAAGCTGATTCTGTAGTCTACGTGAACTTTGGAAGCGTGACAGTCATGTCCCCAGAGCAATTGATGGAGTTCGGCTGGGGGCTTGCTAACAGCAACTGCTCCTTTCTATGGATAATTAGGCCAGATTTGATCATGGGTAAATCCGACATTACTCTGGGAGCTGAATTCATGGATGCTATCAAGAACAGGGGCATCATTGCAAGCTGGTGTCCACAAGAGGATGTGCTTAACCACGTAGCGGTAGGAGGGTTTTTGACACATGGAGGATGGAACTCAACTCTTGAGAGCATAACTGCTGGAGTGCCAATGCTATGCTGGCCTTTCTTTGGTGATCAAATAACGAACTGTAAGTACATGCGCGATGAATGGGAGTGTGGACTGGAGATTCATAATGACGTGAAGAGAGGTGATGTGGAGAAGCTTGTTAGACGATTGATGGATGGAGCGGAGGGTAAGAAAATGAGAAAGAAGGCTATGGAGTGGAAGAAAATGGCAGAAAAGGCATGTGGCCCTGATGGCTCATCTtctcttaatttagaaaaactGGTTCTTCATTTAAAGAACTAG